Below is a genomic region from Eupeodes corollae chromosome 1, idEupCoro1.1, whole genome shotgun sequence.
CATCTCATATAAACTATCCTTGTCTATGAACTCAATCGAACTAAATTTACTCGCATTATCCGTCTGAGCTTGTGCTATTTCATTCAAAACATAATAATCACGATAGACTTGCAGTACAAACTTAGTATTCAAATCTTTCCAATCGTTAACATCATGGATATTATAACAGTTTATCATTGTAAATGGTTCTTCTTCGGGATCACCCAAATCATGAGGAAcagaatttttaacttttcttggTGGATTTTTTCCATCGTATAGACATTTTCTTGATTCGAGTAACTCAGCATTGATGGCATCACGAAAATCATACTGTACACTTACCTAAGGATGAaggaaatgtttaaattaatagaatgaatgaatgactgaatgattaaaattttaccTGTAAATTAGGCCATAAATGAGAAAGAGCATGTGATGCATAGAAATGTACATCATAGGTATTATACATTCGATATTCATGTCCTTCGAGATATCCAAAACGACCATATGCTAATCTGGAAATGGTCtagattatttaatttgttcctTTCAAAACATCAAAACCAATGATTCGTTAAAACAAATCTTCATGGTTGTCTTTTATTATTCTATCCCGAATCAATCATAAAGTTTATACCAGTCATAGATGGATACACATATCACCtgtatacctgtaaaataaacttggttttcaataaaatccagACTCTAATGCTAGATCCAGTCAATGCGTACAGAACATCTATGTACCTGCCGCTCACTTCGGAACCAGGTGTATTAATCTCACCTTAATGGTTCGTTGACTGGATAGCAATTACGGACCAATTTTCTACAAAGACGTCTTGGTAGATGCAAACATTCTTATGCTACCGATATTGATTGTGATAAACAAGGGTTTTATTTCGCTACCAGTGCCTTCTTTAGCTACGGCTTACCTCACAGATACTTCTTTAAACACTGCGCCTAATGACTATAATTTTACATTTAGATTGGTCGATAGCACAGAAGTGGTTGATATCATTAAATCTAATGGTATTGGGCTTGATGAGATGTCTCCAAAATTTTGTAAGCTTATATTGCCATTCGTCAATTTAAACTTTACCAATTCCCAAAAATTCTCATTATAAAGCATTCAGGGCAAATCCAATTCTACCCTTTTCGTCGAAAATTTTCGAGAGAATCCTAAACAATCAAATGACACCTAAACAATCTTGTTTTCGAAAAGGTCATAGTTAAATGAGAGCTTAAACTAAAGAAAGGGAAGATTTGCgacaaaatttagttaaaaacgaaataaacttTTTGGTACTCTTAGATTTTTCGAagattcttttgacattttaatttctcTTTCTGTGCTGTAAAACTCTTGCGTTCCTACTTAACTGTTTGAATTCAAGCAGTTCAATTGAACAAcggtttatttatttgtccAAGCTATTCCCAATCTCTCGCGGCGTTCCACAAGTTTCGAGTCTGGGTCAAGAAGCTGTCCTTGTAAAGATTTTGACAAAATCGTATGTTGGTCACCAAAAAAATTGGCTGGTATTAAATGATAATAAATCTGTAAGCtttgtgatttcaaaaaaagttgttaaccTTTATTGCTTCCTTCCAGTGCGCTTACAAAACTCCTTAGTTGAAAATGTTTAGACCACTAAAAATCTAGGCATATTGTTCAACCGAACTGGAACAATCACATCAACATAGCTGTGGGTAAGGCATATGACATCCCATGTGGGCACCACAATTCTTAACGCCTATAAGAGTGCACTCATTTATGGTTGCAGAATGTATTCACATTGCGAAACCGTCAGCAAAAGGAAGTTAAACGTCAATTTTTAACAGCCTGGTACGCTATGTTTACATTCTAGCCATGCTTCTCTCATATctgagcgtcaattttttgtttattcaattcGATTATGGAATTCTCTTTTCGAGCAgcagcagggcatgtacagaaaaGATGAAGAGCTggttcctcctcttcctcgtcgatacagcttctgcaaaagtcatttgagaatacgccagTCGCTTGGCGTGCTGCCCGGTTATGACGAgattatatgcgatctgcttaaagatagcaagcaccttgaacgttttaaatccagtgttggcaagatgttttttgtgacttgacactaGTGtcgttgttccacctggtgcctgccctcctcacagcgtcctgcattagcaacaatttacaagtagcgattggtatgcccgtgtgagccaaacgtggtaggatgggctgcactgtaccatttctggcgagttcatctggcttacagttacctggaatgcctctatggcccggcacccatcaaaggtgaatattaaactgttgtgccatctccattagagatgatcaacagttatggactgttatagagtttgtacagacagtccagagatttgatggcgtcctggctatctgagaaaatacggatatcagatgttgatatcacgttttctttaagccaggacaagacttcctttatcgccaaaagtttcgccttgaacacgctacaatgattgggaaggcggaataagagacttaatttcagacGTTcggagtacacacctccaccaaccccatcttttgtttttgacccatctgtgtaaaaatggattgactcatcctccaagaatgtcctaacGTCcgaaaaagatctgggaggtatagcaatctggaaatttctgtcgaattgcaatTGGGAGATGGTGAAGTGCTTTGGTGCTTTGGAATttattctaaatacctaagaattacggagtggccaatgcgATGAAGCTTTGTGGCGAATAGCAGAGcgtgcagctatttgtttactaaatatgtcaagaggtgtaaggtagagtaaggtgtccagtgcccaGATGGGGTCGTGCTAGGCGATCCGCTTAAACATAGGCAAGACTAACGtgggactttatttaatttgtcgcggtttatagctttctctaaagcaatCTACCATACTGGACacagccccatttattaccaatagcttttttgcaagaaaaaagagctacagtagcttttttgactctttcctgtacgttgggtttccaatttagttttttatctaagacaagacccaggtatattaagcctcgtctgagaattttaaataataagactAAAtaggttttgtgtgggttaacacgcagtccacaccgatcagcccaaagtataagTCTGCCTAAGGCATATTGTAAGAGTTTTTTTAAGGTGTTCAGATGCTTTGCTGACACTGCTATAGCTAGGCTATCATTCTAAAGCCCTCCCTCCAGGCTAGTTAgttagaaaaatgctaatcggtatagttcgatagaacgaaaaaacctgtaattggcttacaagtttcatgtgggtgcggtggcgtagtgcgtagtgcactaactcctcacacgctagatcgcttgttcaagcccactTGGtttcagaggagaggggatagaacaccaccttgcgctgtccctctactaacgaattgtCTGCCAAATGAGTTCGCAGTTTTGAGTTGATTATTCTTCttcatttagagatgttagtgcagatgtgtccacgttgttaaaggcaccttcgatgtcaaggaaagcaaccatactgaactctttatgatggatgGAATATTCGACGGTACGTACTAAGGTGCGTAACgttgtttccaccgatttacctttaaaataggcatgttgagacgaagacaggagtcttgtatcaatacttgcccttaaatgcatatcaatcaatatttacaaggttttaagaaggaataatgatagacttataggtcgtagatctttaggattgacttgcgagcatttgccTGCTTTGGGGGTAAAAACAACTtcaacttctctccatgccgagggaacacggaccaggtaaagacagctggtagaAATTGCggcaaggattggtgcaattatgtcagaagtatTTTGTAGCTCGGCAGATATTATTCCATCtagtcctgcagatttaaatggtttgaagctgttgagagcccattgtaacaGGTATCTTGAGATCAGACCTATTGGATATGTTGCATTGGGACTTGAACGTGTTGCCGAAActcgaatgtgtcgattcttcgtcgttctcaggaattaagaCTGTGTTAcagcacattatggcgtattttgcatttagatctacacctacatctatataaagtccagctcacacaacgtcataacaaaactttcttcatcgacgaagcacatttctcccTCAGTGGgtaatatataaacaaatttgtcgtgtttgcacaaaattgtagtatttggggttctgagaatcctcaagtaattgaagagaagccattacatccacaaaaagatACTGTATGGTGTGCTCtatggtccggaggtgtgatttgaccttacttcttcgaaaacgacgatggaacaaCTGGAGCGTGATGGTCGTATCATAACCGACTTGGTTTCTTGTGGTTATAAGAAGACGGTGCGGCATACCATACAACTCTTTTGTTGCACATTTCCttgccgcgtaatttctcgtcgtggcgatattaattggccaccaagatcatgcgatttggcaccgctggacttttattttttgactgtgtttatgcagataaacctaaACTAACCTAAACTAACATTCGCCCAATATGTCTCAAAAAGTGTTCGGaaattacttcaaaagaatcgatgtttGGAACAATTCGcttggtggtcatttaaatgctGTAGAGTTCAACACATAACTTCAACATCCCAACTTGTATTTAAGTAGCAAACAATTGTCGAAGCCTAGCTTTCATAACCTATTTAATTGTTACCTTAATCTAAATTACAACACAATATGTCTTAATGTGTTAGTTTTTgtatgttataaataaatgggaaaatataaataaaattgtttgttgcATACCTTGGATCATCATATTCCAATTCCTTGCCAAATGAAGAATCACATTTAAGCCATATAGCGCCACCATCCGAAATAAAATAGAGCTCATTAAATATGGCACTTTTATACCAATCAGGAAGTcccctaaaaaaataaaaatagaatatacaaatcaattttatacaatttaaattatatttttttatttttactcatcATCCAATATTGGCTTTTGCCAtgcttcaattaatttttcccAATTCGAGTAACTTTTTATAGCATAATCACAAATCTTAGGTCCAGCCTCATTATCAGAACCAAAATATTTGGTATAATATCTTGTGTGGGTGTTGATTTTCTTTGGAAATGTTACATTTGGCATATCCCATGCTAGGACAAATTCCAAGTCATGACTTGAATTCGGTCGAACAAGAACTTGAGAACAAATTCCAACTCCGAGATCtttatctaaaaaacaaaaacatgagcAAAAGTTCAcaccatttaaaatttaagttgttttactttttaaattttcatcgaTAACCTTATCGCCTAGTTGTCCGGTTTTAGCCAATTCCGTCCATAATTTCTCACCATTTCCTGTCGGATCGAATTGTGTACATCTTGTGATATTAACTTCCGGCAATATACGACAACCCAAATTGTATGTAAATTGCATGTCATTTAATTTCTGTTTAATTGAAATTCCCTTGGTGTGTCCTTCGTTGAAGAAAGCACTTTCCGGACATCCTTCGGCATCTTGTTTTTTATTGCCAgttccatttttaaatgttagagTAATTGTAACTTTACGTTCTTTATCACCGACATTTATCACTTGCCATACAAATACAGCACATGGGACGctagattctttgtattcgtgTGGAATCACTGGTGACACTTGTCGGCAAATTAGCTTAATACCATAGTCTGACAAATCGATTTCTGACCAAGCTCGGGGATATAGGCCAGTGTAGTTGCATTTAGCCGGATCAAGGTTGTTTTCCCATGAGTTTAGTGGTGTCTTAGGCCGGCTGCAATATTTCATTGGACTCTTAGGggggctattttttttttatttttgtgtgtagtTGATGAGGGAGTGGGTGGaatttgttgtatttgttattttgtgcaaaaattgGGAGAAAAgggaaaaacataaaaaaaacgaGGGAAAGAATAAAACTCAGTAAATAAAactgttcaaaaaaaagttttatagtaCACCGAAGACAAACGACAGACATAAAGAAGCACTGCCAAAAATGGACATATCCCCAGGTCCTGCCTGATGCTGTTTATAGCTCACTGCATCGCCTTGCACATGTATGTAGTATCTTTACCACCACCACCTTTTATGTTTATGAGTTGTGGGAGGGAGAGTATAAGTCTTAAACATCACAAATAGAAGTTGTGGAATAATAAATTGTGACTCGTGAGAAGATGATATGGTGTAACGTGTAGGATGGTTGAATGAAATATAAGATTAAGGCTCTGAAAAATGTtcccgaaaaattgaaaaaaaaaatgaagaaaacatgaaatgtaaacatttaaaatttaaagaattcaagGAAGAAGAACATTTAGGAGCATGCCATGCAACATATTCATGCTACTTCAACTTTGGTCTTGAGTTTTGGGGATGACGTGCAGTACAGGTAAATCGTTGGCTCATCTATAGTCCTCATTTTTATATCACCTAGACTGTTTATAGAAGTTCGTTTTTTGCCTCTATTTCGGTTTTTCTTACTCCAAAAAATAACAAGATAAAAAATCCATTAATCTTGCACGTGTTTGAAGCTCCTTTCTCCATAAGAAATAGGAGCGGAGCTATTTTTAATGTCTCTGTCAGCGAGCATaacaaatccaaaataagaactatttttactttgtaaacataaataaaataagatgagGTTTGTTTAACATTTGGAACTAATTACATATTATTaggtttgtgtatttttgttattttatcaatctttgtttttgctttgtgtTACAGGACAGCAAAGGAATGAGTGCTGATGGTCTTGGGATATTTATGGTGGTGATATACTATAGGGCCATTTTTCAAATTCGGAAAGTGAAGAAATAAATGCAGTGAAAAAAAGGTGAGCTTGTTTTAGAATTGACTTTTCTTTCGATTTAAACTTTTCAGTTGGAGTATGTTTTAAGTTATTAATATTAAGACCCTTTTCGATCAAATTGTTACCAAAACGAACATACAGAAGCTAAAGACCCACACCTGAATCAAATAATGGTTTTAAGCAACTAGCAAATTCATTGTCATTTTTTACGATACTGAGATCAAAGATGTATATTTTGAACCCAGTTCTGAATTACCAGTCTCAGTACAGTATAGTTCCCTTTCAAAAAGAAGGTGTCCAAAATGTCATTGTCGAAACGAGAACGGTAGATAGGGAAAGTTGGACAGTTATcagaaaagtaatttaaaatttcgaacAAATTGTGGCGATGGTCTTTCAAATATTCGCATCGATCACAGAATTCAATTTTTAGCCTGCAAAAGGagtaaaatgtcaatttttacaattctatcatattcaaaatgtcaaaaacatgttttgaaaacattcgcaacttatttttcagttttgaagaatatataacttttttgttgtatttattgaTTGTATGATTTTCTGACTTCTCGGGAAAGGCGTTAAACCTGTTCTTCATTGCATTCTTTTTCTTCCTTTCCATATTGTAAGTCAATTTTTAGGATGTTTTTTCAATTGTGTTGGAGACTATGGAGCGAAACACcttcttttgtattcaattgaCTTAAGTAAACCAGATCCGTTCCTTTGAATATTTGgattgttttttagatttaagtCTAACCTTACTACTACCATGCACTGCACATGAAGATGGGAACATGcaccttatttatttagaatTCTTGAATTGCAGCTAGACTTTACAataagaaatatcgaattgcTAAACTTTATCCGAATCATCGGGTATATGTGTCATTCTCAGATGGTCAATTTCCAAACCAAGCAAACTAGTTAATGAAGACCCCTCATGCCCTACGACAACGATGTACCTCAGTAGGTGAGCTTAAATGGCAATAATATCCAAAAGCACAACAGACATGATTTTGAAGtaaaacttttggcgataaaagaattCTTGTCCTGGCTTAGCAAGTCAGGCCGTtatcaaatcactggactcTGTGTCTACAAATTCATTagcagtccataactgtcgatcatctctcattgagatggcacaacaatttaatattcacctttgcggGGTGCCGGTCCATTGAGACATTAAAGGAAATTGTAAGGCTGATGAAGTCGGTGTCATAACCCATCACTGTTTAATAGAAGAGCACGCCAATCGGCTAGaagtattttcaaatgacttttgtagaagctgtatgCATATTCAAGAggagaaacagttcttcacctcctctgtacatgccATGCTCTAATAATAtacataatcagtctttcaagtttcgtaagggactcagactggtttcattgagcttagaagagcGTATCAAGATGCATGCGGTATGACTATGTGCCAATaaactggccttagtgtgtcctactctatcttggacagccactttcaCATTACCAGCGAGACAATTCCTTGATAAAGAATACCGAGGCAGGTAGATAGGACGGTCTGGTGTAATGTCGTGACTATTCCGTTCACAAGACTCAAGCCCTTTGGATTTCTTTCTTTTGGGGCAATAAAAAAAGAGTGTACTCAAAATTGCTCCGAAACTTTTTGGAGATTTTGCGAAAAACCACGGAGGCTGTTGTAGACATCAACTGAAATAGATTATCCCGTCTTATAaaccttttttacttttttttaagtagacCTACGCCTTGCATTGTCATTGGGGCAAATAATTTGAACATTTGTTGTATATAGCTTAttcaaaataacttttgttgtaaaagaattgaattttattttaaaattgaactaatataataaaaatcaattacttTTTGATAGCTTTCGGTACTCTGGTCCTGATAGAAgttagttttaaatgtttgttcaaCCCCTTTTAACTTAAACTTAGACTCGAGAAAGCCTAGAGgacattcaaagttttttatttaatggatTAAACCCGGGCTACTTACACTGCCGGTCATAAGGTTAGAAGCAGGCATTTTTGAGaagtaatatatatatatatatttctcccgttacatgatgtattataaaaacaactatGGTAAATGAGGGACTTTTTTGTTAacaacataatataaaatttgggtAAAGGGGAGATTTAGCTAATCGAACTTTCATGGAAAATTGTTAATTGAGTCAAGAATATGGGAAAATAAATCGGGTCATTAGATTAGAAGCACGGATATAAAATGCAAGTGTTTATGTTTTGTCAtgttttttagcttttattaggtttttataatGTGTGATACCACCAGCCTTTaatataacttcaaaaattctatcttttaaggatttaaaaagaaattccaaGTAGATCAGAAAAATCTCACTCTAGGCCAATTTGATACCATGAATTAGCGCTTCCTTGTCATCGTATTGCCTCCCTCATGTATCTTACGTGTAAGCAAGTCCAACACATTTTCAATTAGTTAAGGTATGGGACCGTTTTCTTGCTGAACAATACATGGATTGGATGCTTTGTATGTTTTCCTAGTCATTTGGTATCTTGAACTACCAAGTCTATAGCGCCATACAATTAAATTGAGCCCCCGACGATAACGCCTTCTTTTTTGCTATGGTGACGGTTTAAAAATCACTACTCTTCTCTCAAGgtgatgaaaataataattataaccatCTGGTCAATCGGGTTAAATTTTTCATCGGAAAAAAATAACCTTCCGCCAATCATTTGCAGTCATTCCATTTTGCACATCCCAGCTCATGTGATCTTTCTCGAAACACAAGCGTTGCTTCTTCCTTGCGTCATTAAGTGGTTGTTATTTCTTAAACTTCAGGTGCTTTAAGTGTTTAGCACTTAACAGTGGACAAGCTGGCCTTAACATTAGCTTTCTCCCTTGTTTCAGCTGCCGACAAAGATGAACTTGACGCTATTCTAAGGATACTTCGCGGTTCGCGAAGTCTTAAGGCAgatgaagtgtttttttttaatttttttttgagaaagacgatagttttttaaatgattgctgACACAATGATCACTTCGATTTTTTGTTGGGCCTATGGCAAAGATTTAAATACCTTTAGAGCAATAAACATCTATTCTTGCTCTTTCCTCCACTGTCAAACAATCAAGAACAATTCAGTTATAAATTTtaccgattttcaaaaaaaaaaacgtatgcaCTTTACAAAACAACGTCGATTTATTTACTGCTTCTAATGAcccgatttattttcgcatattcttgactcaattaacaattttcctttacccaaattttatattttgtgttcaaCAAAATAGTCCTCATttatcataattattattttctaatcTCTCATGTAACGGGAGAAATATCTATTTTACTTTTCGAAAATGCCTGCTTCTAATCTTATGACCGGCAGTGTAAGAAAAACGGTTTTGTTTCCGTTATTTATGGGATATGCTTACAAATATTAGAACATTTTGAAATGAGAATTAAACACCCCAACTTTTAAGGTGACTCAACAAAATTTGGTGTAACATTTTTTGTACACTACAGTTCATTAATTAGTGTCATGAAATCTATAGTATTATTATGGATCTGTTTCTTCTTTTGCCTCAAGGTGACGTTAGAAGTTGTGTACAAAAAGTTAAGTAAAAAATTGCAATAGCTAATGTTGCCTTAGCTACTAGGTGCCGTTCCCGTAAAAAGGTTTTGTGTCATGTAAATATGTTAAGCATGCTTAGTGGGGTAAAGAagtgataattttaaaaactgatattaCAATTATTCAGTACttgtacatacaaaatataaccTACAAGgactcttattttatttaagttgtaTTAAGTACCAATTAAGTTACTTTACAGTTCTATTTTCATATTAATCAACTACTCCCAATCTTCGGGAATGAGAATATTCATTTcacgaaaatttcaaaaaccataaaaactgggagagtatttttttattttcctaggaATTCCCTTAAATTCAAATCTTACCGTAATACGTTATTGGATtttcaagtatttatttattatattcacaaataaaatttatagaaGATCCCTTGAATAAGGGATCATCAATTTGATACTATAttctaaaaagaggctgggatgcgacccacactgatagcttcccatcccgtctgtcgatttgtcttgcttaaaattttgtctatatgaactcgtatcaatttttaccaaatttgcgtactcttgtTTGTAatgaactgttggatttttacataaaaattactgaatatcaaaaacaatattttctgtaaaataagtttgaagccaatatttttaatttttgaaaagctatttgagtcgaaagtaaatttttacttgttttttttttagagttttatttgtaaaaaactgtcaattctatttttttttcaaaattttatggaatgttgaaaacaatatttcttataagataaaagtaaattaaagctaatatctacaatttttcttataagtaaaaattagttagaagcttttatctcaaatttttgaaaagaaatttgagtcgaaaatcattttttaccaacttttgttaattttttttcggttttaaatttttagtaaaaaaactgtaaattcgattcttttcaaaattttactgaatgttgacaacaatatttttcaaaagataaaagtaaattaaagccaatatctgcaatttttaaaaaggtatgtaagccgaaaatcaatttttaccaacttttatacatttttttttaggtttttattttttgtaaaaaaaatgtcaatttgatttttctcaaaatttgtcctaatgttgaaaacaatatttcttataagtaaaaattggttagacgcttttatctcaaatttttgaaaagatatttgagtcgaaaatcattttttaccaacttttgttaattttttttttcgtttttaaatttttagtaaaaaaactgcaaattcgattcttttcaaaattttactaaatgttgacaacaatatttttcaaaagataaaagtaaattaaagccaatatctgcaatttttaaaaaggtatgtaagccgaaaatcaatttttaccaacttttattaatttgttttttaggtttttattttttgtaaaaacactgtcaattcgatttttctcaacaacataaaataagtttgaagcctaaattttaagtttttgaaaagatatttgaatcgatattcaatttttaccaactttgagtaatgattttttttagatttttatttcttataaaaaaaactgtcagttcgatttttctcaaaactgtatcaagtgtcaaaaacattattatatgTTATAACATGGGTTTATAACATGGGTGTATTATGTATCTatattaaaaaagcaataatgaaaacaatacatacaaaatcttctacAAGGAAAATACGTCAAATCATGTCCGGGAACGTTCCCGAAATGACCGTTCACGAAATGGCAATTTCAAATAAGAGCGCCCTTTGATTATACGGCGGCCACCTTAAATGCGATCTGACTTTGTCAATAGGAACATatttaaggtttcttttttatttcgaatcgtgaaaaagaatttcatcaataattaaatgtaataaatacgGTCACGGAACACGGACTATTGATGTACGTTCTACGAATAATGAATAGAAAGGTACTTAacatttagatataatttatttgacgaaaaataCTCTGACAGCCGGCTTTGTTATTGTTCTCTTCCTCGACTGACGTTTGACACCGAATGGCTGGATTtacttacaattatttttgatcgattatCGATATGTTCACTAAAATGACTTGTGCGTTATTGGACAAAGtatttttgcataaataaataatcttttagtatcctctttaaaactacattttataaagggtgacttttttgaggttaggatttttatGCATTAgtttttgacagatcacgcgggatttcagacatggtgtcaaagagaaagatgctcagtatgctttgacatttcatcatgaatagacttactaacgagcaacgcttgcaaatcattgaattttattaccaaaatcagtgttcggttcgaaatgtgtttcgcgctttacgtccgatttatggtcta
It encodes:
- the LOC129942222 gene encoding non-lysosomal glucosylceramidase isoform X1, coding for MDIESGANDDLKNEVTAIPKYGLKLAFNHVYPEKRNQNLRPTIKQSIPFIPLVCRYASYYWKCSREGRRVIMDYYYTETGKQIYGVPLGGIGGGTIGRGYAGEFCRFQMRPGMYEYNVVHADQFIVTIKDEKDKTIFQSLLSHYSPPKSPMKYCSRPKTPLNSWENNLDPAKCNYTGLYPRAWSEIDLSDYGIKLICRQVSPVIPHEYKESSVPCAVFVWQVINVGDKERKVTITLTFKNGTGNKKQDAEGCPESAFFNEGHTKGISIKQKLNDMQFTYNLGCRILPEVNITRCTQFDPTGNGEKLWTELAKTGQLGDKVIDENLKNKDLGVGICSQVLVRPNSSHDLEFVLAWDMPNVTFPKKINTHTRYYTKYFGSDNEAGPKICDYAIKSYSNWEKLIEAWQKPILDDEGLPDWYKSAIFNELYFISDGGAIWLKCDSSFGKELEYDDPRLAYGRFGYLEGHEYRMYNTYDVHFYASHALSHLWPNLQVSVQYDFRDAINAELLESRKCLYDGKNPPRKVKNSVPHDLGDPEEEPFTMINCYNIHDVNDWKDLNTKFVLQVYRDYYVLNEIAQAQTDNASKFSSIEFIDKDSLYEMYMQDNKRKNSAEEKQNHRKSASMYINETNGKVYLMDSVAYLKAMYPACKSIMEKAMEWDKDNDGLIENQKMPDQTYDSWVMEGPSAYCGGLWLAALQCISAIATLLDQPNDCLKYQEILEKGKKSLDEKLWNGSFYKFDMSNKETIMADQLCGHWYLKTCGFDYEIYPKENIRSALSVIFKNNVEGFCDGNSGAVNGFIPSSDPDKPGHVDTITIQSEEVWTGVTYALAATMIHEGMFEEAFKTAGGMYKTISEKTGMSFETPEALYAEKKYRAIGYMRPLSIWSMQVAWERRKALRD
- the LOC129942222 gene encoding non-lysosomal glucosylceramidase isoform X2 — its product is MDIESGANDDLKNEVTAIPKYGLKLAFNHVYPEKRNQNLRPTIKQSIPFIPLVCRYASYYWKCSREGRRVIMDYYYTETGKQIYGVPLGGIGGGTIGRGYAGEFCRFQMRPGMYEYNVVHADQFIVTIKDEKDKTIFQSLLSHYSRPKTPLNSWENNLDPAKCNYTGLYPRAWSEIDLSDYGIKLICRQVSPVIPHEYKESSVPCAVFVWQVINVGDKERKVTITLTFKNGTGNKKQDAEGCPESAFFNEGHTKGISIKQKLNDMQFTYNLGCRILPEVNITRCTQFDPTGNGEKLWTELAKTGQLGDKVIDENLKNKDLGVGICSQVLVRPNSSHDLEFVLAWDMPNVTFPKKINTHTRYYTKYFGSDNEAGPKICDYAIKSYSNWEKLIEAWQKPILDDEGLPDWYKSAIFNELYFISDGGAIWLKCDSSFGKELEYDDPRLAYGRFGYLEGHEYRMYNTYDVHFYASHALSHLWPNLQVSVQYDFRDAINAELLESRKCLYDGKNPPRKVKNSVPHDLGDPEEEPFTMINCYNIHDVNDWKDLNTKFVLQVYRDYYVLNEIAQAQTDNASKFSSIEFIDKDSLYEMYMQDNKRKNSAEEKQNHRKSASMYINETNGKVYLMDSVAYLKAMYPACKSIMEKAMEWDKDNDGLIENQKMPDQTYDSWVMEGPSAYCGGLWLAALQCISAIATLLDQPNDCLKYQEILEKGKKSLDEKLWNGSFYKFDMSNKETIMADQLCGHWYLKTCGFDYEIYPKENIRSALSVIFKNNVEGFCDGNSGAVNGFIPSSDPDKPGHVDTITIQSEEVWTGVTYALAATMIHEGMFEEAFKTAGGMYKTISEKTGMSFETPEALYAEKKYRAIGYMRPLSIWSMQVAWERRKALRD